One Paraburkholderia sp. PREW-6R genomic region harbors:
- a CDS encoding tartrate dehydrogenase: protein MTRSYRVAVIPGDGIGVEVMPEGLRVLDAACRRFGIQIDYRHIEWASCDYYAQHGQMMPEDWKAQLDGCDAILFGAVGWPDKVPDHVSLWGSLLKFRREFDQYINLRPARLFDGVPSPLAGRRPGDIDFMIVRENTEGEYSSVGGKMYEGTEREIVMQQAIFSRHGTDRVLKFAFDLAARREKKITVATKSNGISISMPWWDSRAAEMAARYPDVTWDKQHIDILCARFVLSPDRFDVVVASNLFGDILSDLGPACTGTIGIAPSGNLNPERTFPSLFEPVHGSAPDIAGKGIANPVAMIWSAAMMLDFLGNGEGAERAAHDAMLEAIVQVLKEGPHTGDLGGNASTSEVGKAVAAQLTERIGTTAIG, encoded by the coding sequence ATGACCCGCAGTTATCGCGTTGCCGTCATTCCCGGCGACGGCATCGGCGTGGAAGTGATGCCCGAAGGTTTGCGCGTGCTGGATGCGGCGTGCCGGCGCTTTGGTATCCAGATCGACTATCGACATATCGAATGGGCCAGTTGCGATTACTACGCGCAACATGGCCAGATGATGCCCGAGGACTGGAAAGCGCAACTCGACGGCTGCGACGCGATTCTGTTCGGCGCCGTGGGTTGGCCCGACAAGGTGCCCGACCACGTTTCGCTGTGGGGCTCGTTGCTGAAATTTCGCCGCGAATTCGACCAGTACATCAATCTGCGCCCTGCTCGTCTCTTCGACGGCGTGCCGTCGCCGCTCGCGGGGCGCCGCCCTGGTGACATCGACTTCATGATCGTGCGGGAGAATACCGAAGGCGAATATTCGTCGGTAGGCGGCAAGATGTATGAAGGCACGGAACGCGAAATCGTCATGCAGCAAGCGATTTTCTCGCGTCACGGCACCGACCGCGTGCTGAAGTTCGCGTTCGATCTGGCCGCGCGCCGCGAGAAGAAGATCACGGTGGCAACCAAGAGCAATGGCATTTCGATCAGCATGCCGTGGTGGGACTCGCGCGCCGCCGAAATGGCCGCGCGCTACCCCGATGTCACGTGGGACAAACAGCATATCGACATTCTCTGTGCGCGTTTCGTACTGAGTCCCGACCGCTTCGACGTGGTGGTCGCGTCCAATCTTTTTGGCGACATCCTGTCGGATCTCGGTCCTGCCTGCACGGGCACGATCGGCATCGCGCCGTCGGGAAACCTCAATCCGGAACGCACGTTCCCGTCGCTGTTCGAACCGGTCCACGGGTCCGCGCCGGATATCGCCGGAAAGGGTATCGCCAATCCCGTCGCGATGATCTGGTCGGCGGCGATGATGCTCGACTTCCTCGGCAACGGCGAAGGTGCGGAGCGCGCCGCGCACGATGCGATGCTCGAGGCCATCGTGCAGGTGCTCAAGGAAGGGCCGCACACGGGTGATCTCGGTGGCAACGCATCGACGAGCGAAGTCGGCAAAGCGGTCGCCGCGCAGCTCACGGAACGTATCGGCACGACAGCCATCGGTTGA
- a CDS encoding winged helix-turn-helix transcriptional regulator encodes MSSDCKLDRIDLRILSQLQKKGRITNVELADAVGLSPSPCLIRVKRLEKAGYIVGYGAQIQLEKLGDVQIVFTEVTLADHRREDFIKFVAAIRDIDEIVECHLASGGYDYLLKFVTRSVGHYQSIVEGLLERDIGIEKYFSYVIIKTPFIKTHYPLETLFPPNQH; translated from the coding sequence ATGAGCAGCGACTGCAAACTCGACCGCATTGATCTGCGTATTCTTTCGCAACTGCAGAAGAAAGGCCGTATTACGAACGTCGAACTGGCCGACGCTGTGGGACTGTCGCCGAGTCCCTGTCTGATCCGCGTCAAACGGCTGGAGAAGGCCGGTTATATCGTCGGTTACGGCGCGCAGATCCAGCTCGAAAAACTCGGCGACGTGCAGATCGTCTTCACCGAAGTCACCCTTGCGGATCACCGCCGCGAAGACTTCATCAAGTTCGTCGCCGCGATTCGCGACATCGACGAAATCGTCGAGTGCCATCTGGCAAGCGGTGGCTACGATTATCTGCTGAAGTTCGTCACGCGCAGCGTCGGTCATTATCAGAGTATTGTCGAAGGGCTGCTGGAGCGCGACATCGGCATTGAAAAGTATTTCAGCTATGTGATCATCAAGACGCCTTTCATCAAGACGCATTACCCGCTCGAAACGCTCTTCCCGCCGAATCAGCATTAA
- a CDS encoding aspartate aminotransferase family protein: protein MSHQSLIEADRKHLVHPVINYRAHEARGVTVLESGHGAYLRDIDGNELLDAFSGLWCVNTGYGQESIVKVATEQMMRLPYATSYFHFASEPAIRLAEKLVSLAPASLQHVYFTLGGSDAVDSALRFITHYYNASGRHNKKHMIALQRGYHGSSSVGAGLTALPAFHRNFDLPLPHQHHLPSPYAYRQANGTDSQALIASSVAALEAKVAALGAENVAAFFCEPIQGSGGVIVPPVGWLKAMRDACRRLDILFVADEVITGFGRTGPLFACEGEQVKPDLMTVAKGLTAGYAPMGAVFMSDEIYQVIAGDAGDTAIVGHGHTYSAHPVSAAIGLEVMRLYHEGGLLANGKAMAPHFAAGLDALLEHPLVGDSRHRGLLGALELVSDKDSKQGFNAALKLSERIATAAYRNRLVFRAFGDNILGFAPALCYTEAEFALLFERLKRTLDDVLNEAEVRAALRGASREAA from the coding sequence ATGTCACATCAATCGCTCATCGAAGCCGACCGCAAGCATCTGGTCCACCCCGTCATCAACTATCGCGCACATGAAGCGCGCGGTGTCACCGTACTCGAATCCGGACATGGCGCCTATCTGCGCGACATCGACGGCAACGAGTTGCTCGACGCGTTCTCGGGGCTCTGGTGCGTCAATACCGGCTATGGCCAGGAAAGCATCGTCAAGGTGGCGACCGAGCAGATGATGCGCCTGCCCTATGCGACCAGCTATTTCCATTTCGCTTCGGAACCGGCGATCCGGCTCGCCGAAAAACTCGTGTCGCTCGCACCGGCTTCATTGCAGCATGTGTATTTCACGCTCGGCGGCTCGGATGCGGTCGACTCGGCGCTGCGGTTCATCACGCATTACTACAATGCAAGCGGTCGCCACAACAAGAAGCATATGATCGCGCTGCAACGCGGCTATCACGGCTCGTCGTCGGTCGGCGCCGGCTTGACGGCATTGCCCGCGTTCCATCGGAACTTCGATTTGCCGCTGCCGCATCAGCACCATTTGCCGTCGCCTTATGCTTACCGTCAAGCGAACGGGACTGATTCGCAGGCGCTGATCGCGTCGTCGGTGGCGGCGCTCGAAGCGAAGGTGGCGGCGCTCGGCGCGGAGAACGTCGCCGCGTTCTTCTGCGAACCGATTCAGGGATCGGGCGGCGTGATCGTGCCGCCGGTCGGCTGGCTCAAAGCCATGCGTGATGCGTGCCGCCGTCTCGACATTCTGTTCGTCGCCGACGAAGTCATTACCGGCTTCGGCCGCACCGGCCCGCTGTTCGCCTGCGAAGGCGAACAGGTGAAACCCGATCTGATGACCGTCGCGAAGGGGCTGACCGCAGGCTACGCGCCGATGGGCGCGGTGTTCATGTCGGACGAAATTTATCAGGTGATTGCCGGCGACGCCGGCGACACCGCGATCGTGGGTCACGGTCACACGTATTCGGCGCATCCGGTGAGTGCTGCAATCGGTCTCGAAGTCATGCGCCTCTATCATGAAGGCGGTCTGCTCGCGAACGGCAAGGCCATGGCTCCGCACTTCGCGGCAGGTCTCGACGCGCTGCTGGAGCATCCGCTGGTCGGCGATTCGCGGCACCGTGGGTTGCTCGGCGCGCTCGAACTCGTGTCGGACAAGGACAGCAAGCAAGGCTTCAATGCGGCGCTCAAACTGTCGGAGCGCATCGCCACAGCCGCGTATCGCAACCGCCTTGTGTTCCGTGCTTTCGGCGACAACATCCTCGGCTTTGCGCCCGCGCTGTGTTATACGGAGGCCGAATTTGCGCTGTTGTTCGAACGCCTGAAACGGACGCTCGACGACGTGCTGAACGAGGCCGAAGTCCGCGCCGCGCTTCGCGGGGCCAGCCGCGAAGCGGCATAA
- a CDS encoding glyoxylate/hydroxypyruvate reductase A: protein MTFLYKADPVRGAQWAARFAQLAPDLPFRIWPDVGDPAAIRYLAAWQPDDLAQTLPNLEIVFSVGAGVDQFDMTRVPDHLPIVRMIEPGIVDGMVEYVTEAVLAVHRDLFDYALQQRERIWKPLPVRTAATRRVGVLGLGMLGTAVLERLRSFGFACAGWSRSPRELDGVRCFAGEATLDAFLAHTDVLICLLPLTDATRSLLGKRVFDALPTGASLVHVGRGPQLVTADLLDALERGQLRNAILDVTDPEPLPATHPLWDHPRVRITPHVASATQPDTAVDAVLDNLRRHRAGEPMRGTIDRRRGY from the coding sequence ATGACCTTCCTCTACAAAGCCGACCCGGTTCGCGGCGCGCAATGGGCCGCGCGCTTCGCACAGCTCGCCCCCGACCTGCCGTTCCGCATCTGGCCCGACGTCGGCGATCCAGCCGCCATCCGCTATCTCGCCGCCTGGCAACCCGACGATCTCGCGCAAACGCTCCCGAATCTGGAGATCGTGTTCTCGGTGGGGGCGGGCGTCGACCAGTTCGACATGACGCGCGTACCCGATCATTTGCCGATCGTGCGGATGATCGAGCCCGGCATCGTCGACGGCATGGTTGAATACGTGACCGAAGCCGTGCTCGCGGTTCATCGCGATCTGTTCGACTACGCGCTCCAGCAGCGTGAACGCATCTGGAAGCCGCTGCCGGTGCGCACTGCGGCGACGCGCCGGGTTGGCGTGCTCGGGCTCGGCATGCTCGGCACGGCCGTGCTGGAGCGGCTGCGATCCTTCGGCTTTGCATGCGCGGGGTGGAGTCGCTCGCCGCGTGAGCTCGATGGCGTGCGATGCTTCGCTGGCGAAGCAACGCTCGATGCATTTCTCGCGCACACCGACGTGCTGATCTGCCTGCTGCCGCTCACCGATGCGACGCGCAGCCTGCTCGGCAAACGCGTGTTCGATGCACTGCCCACGGGGGCGTCGCTGGTTCATGTCGGACGCGGCCCGCAACTGGTGACGGCCGATCTGCTCGACGCGCTCGAACGCGGCCAGTTGCGCAACGCGATACTCGACGTGACCGATCCGGAACCGCTGCCCGCCACTCATCCGTTATGGGACCACCCGCGCGTGCGCATCACGCCGCACGTCGCGAGCGCGACGCAGCCCGACACCGCGGTCGATGCCGTACTCGACAATCTGCGCCGCCATCGCGCAGGCGAGCCGATGCGGGGCACGATCGACCGCAGGCGCGGTTATTGA
- a CDS encoding GNAT family N-acetyltransferase, which produces MPESTQSGSLTYRRFTPDDIPAAHGLSTAVGWPHRPEDWRFAAEAGGGFVAEQAGAVIGTALCWKFGADRATLGLVIVSPEHQGHGIGAKLMQLVLEETGSRVTFLHATPAGMPLYEKLGFRACGALDQHQGAVFQPPLVSLPAGERLRPLGINDTPRLTALAASASGLDRDAMLSALLQSADGIALDRDGELLGFSLFRRFGRGYAIGPVIAADSPDSSRAKALIRHWLALNEGVFVRIDVPAGSGLTDWLIGLGIPRVDTVVKMVRNDDPARHEGPPDDRLLQFGIVNQAMM; this is translated from the coding sequence GTGCCTGAATCAACGCAAAGCGGGTCGCTGACCTACCGACGTTTTACCCCCGACGACATCCCCGCCGCCCACGGTCTGTCGACGGCCGTAGGGTGGCCGCACCGGCCCGAGGACTGGCGCTTCGCTGCCGAGGCCGGCGGCGGCTTCGTCGCGGAACAGGCCGGCGCCGTGATCGGCACGGCGCTGTGCTGGAAGTTCGGCGCGGACCGCGCGACACTCGGCCTCGTGATCGTGTCGCCGGAACATCAGGGACACGGCATCGGCGCAAAGCTGATGCAACTGGTGCTCGAAGAAACCGGCAGCCGCGTCACCTTCCTGCACGCGACGCCGGCAGGCATGCCGCTCTACGAGAAGCTCGGCTTCCGGGCGTGCGGCGCGCTCGACCAACACCAGGGCGCGGTGTTCCAGCCACCGCTCGTGTCGCTGCCGGCCGGCGAACGGTTGCGCCCGCTCGGCATCAACGACACGCCGCGACTGACTGCGCTGGCCGCATCTGCAAGCGGCCTCGACCGCGATGCGATGCTGTCTGCGCTGCTGCAAAGTGCGGATGGCATTGCGCTCGACCGTGACGGCGAACTGCTCGGCTTCTCGCTGTTCCGGCGTTTTGGGCGCGGTTATGCAATCGGCCCCGTGATCGCGGCCGATTCGCCGGATTCGAGCCGCGCGAAGGCGCTGATCCGCCACTGGCTGGCGCTCAACGAAGGCGTGTTTGTCCGCATCGACGTGCCCGCCGGGAGCGGGCTGACCGACTGGCTGATCGGGCTAGGCATCCCGCGTGTCGATACGGTGGTGAAGATGGTCCGCAACGACGACCCGGCGCGCCACGAAGGGCCGCCGGACGATCGCCTTCTCCAGTTCGGCATCGTCAACCAGGCGATGATGTAG
- a CDS encoding ABC transporter substrate-binding protein, which yields MKDDEVKNGFSRRDMMRVLAAGSLLATGAGGLLAGATSASAAAATASAPKKGGKIRVAYDAGSTADTLDPAKGSTGSDYIRFFMFYSGLTQLDESLTPQMNLAEALDTHDARVWVIKLRKGATFHDGKAVAPADVVYSLNRHKIAATASKVKTLADQFAEIKATGPNEVTLTLSSPNADLPVILATPQFVIIKDGTTDFTTAVGTGPYKVKTFKPGVTTVAVRNDSYFKPGLPHLDQVELIAISDNAARVNALLSGDVHLINSVDPRSTQRIASTAGYAVKETKSGLYTDLIMRRDNPLVGNPDFALGMKYLFDREQIRSAVFRGFAVIGNDQPIPPTHRYFDASLPQRHFDLDKAKFYLQKAGALGPALPPIYATADANGSIEMAELIQQTGAKIGANISINRVPTDGYWSNHWMKHPLGFGSVNPRSSADVLFTQFFKSDAAWNESGWNNPKFDQLLLAARSETDDAKRKQMYGDMQVIVADQGGIGIPAFISLLDAYDQHLQGLGSIPSGAMMGFSFAEHVWWNA from the coding sequence ATGAAGGACGACGAAGTCAAAAATGGTTTCAGCCGCCGCGACATGATGCGTGTGCTGGCTGCGGGGAGCCTGCTTGCGACAGGCGCGGGTGGACTGCTGGCGGGCGCGACTTCGGCGTCGGCCGCGGCCGCCACGGCGTCTGCGCCGAAGAAAGGCGGCAAGATTCGCGTGGCGTACGACGCGGGCTCGACGGCCGACACGCTGGATCCCGCGAAAGGCTCGACGGGCTCCGACTACATCCGCTTTTTCATGTTCTACAGCGGCCTGACGCAGCTCGATGAAAGCCTCACGCCGCAGATGAACCTGGCCGAGGCGCTCGACACGCACGATGCGAGGGTGTGGGTCATCAAGCTGCGCAAAGGCGCGACTTTCCACGACGGCAAAGCGGTCGCGCCGGCGGACGTCGTGTATTCGCTCAATCGCCACAAGATTGCGGCAACCGCATCGAAAGTGAAAACGCTGGCCGATCAGTTCGCCGAGATCAAGGCGACCGGCCCGAATGAAGTGACCTTGACGCTGTCGAGCCCGAACGCCGATCTGCCGGTGATCCTCGCGACGCCGCAATTCGTCATCATCAAGGACGGCACGACCGACTTCACGACGGCGGTCGGCACCGGCCCGTATAAGGTCAAGACCTTCAAGCCGGGTGTGACGACCGTCGCGGTTCGCAACGACAGCTATTTCAAGCCGGGTCTGCCGCATCTCGACCAGGTCGAGCTGATTGCGATCAGCGACAACGCCGCACGCGTGAACGCACTGCTGTCCGGCGACGTGCATCTGATCAACTCCGTCGATCCGCGCTCGACACAGCGCATTGCGTCGACGGCGGGTTACGCGGTGAAGGAGACCAAGTCCGGTCTCTACACCGATCTGATCATGCGCCGCGATAACCCGCTCGTGGGTAACCCCGATTTCGCGCTGGGCATGAAGTATCTGTTCGATCGCGAGCAGATCCGTTCGGCCGTCTTCCGGGGCTTCGCCGTGATCGGCAACGATCAGCCGATTCCGCCAACCCATCGTTACTTCGACGCGTCGCTGCCGCAGCGCCACTTCGATCTCGACAAGGCCAAATTTTATCTGCAGAAGGCGGGTGCGCTCGGCCCGGCCTTGCCGCCGATCTACGCGACCGCCGATGCGAACGGCTCGATCGAAATGGCCGAACTGATCCAGCAGACCGGCGCGAAGATTGGCGCGAACATCAGCATCAACCGCGTGCCCACCGACGGTTACTGGTCGAATCACTGGATGAAGCATCCGCTGGGATTCGGCAGTGTGAATCCCCGTTCGAGCGCCGATGTGCTCTTCACGCAGTTCTTCAAGTCGGATGCCGCATGGAACGAGTCGGGCTGGAACAATCCGAAGTTCGATCAACTGCTGCTCGCCGCGCGTTCGGAAACCGACGACGCCAAACGCAAGCAGATGTACGGCGACATGCAGGTGATCGTCGCGGATCAGGGCGGGATCGGCATTCCCGCGTTTATCAGTCTGCTCGATGCATATGACCAGCATCTGCAGGGGCTCGGCTCGATTCCGAGCGGCGCAATGATGGGCTTCTCGTTTGCCGAGCACGTGTGGTGGAACGCCTGA
- a CDS encoding ABC transporter permease, whose amino-acid sequence MNQNIAALIGRRVAVTALTLLIVSVIIFTITNLLPGDAAQAALGQSATPETVAALRLQFGLDQPAYLRYVHWLAGLMHGNFGVSLSNNLPVSELIEGRLPKSLILAAITTAVSVPIAVSFGIIAAVNRNSLIDRIVSLTTLSLVATPEFLIATIAVLIFAVKLHWLSALSYGGEIDNFNQFLRAYAMPVLTLCAVVIAQMARMTRAAVIEQLGSSYVEMAMLKGASPARVVLRHALPNAIGPIANAIALSLSYLLGGVIVVETIFNYPGLASLMVDAVSNRDFPLVQACTLLFCLGYLVLVLLADLCAIISNPRLRT is encoded by the coding sequence ATGAACCAGAACATAGCCGCACTGATAGGCCGACGCGTCGCGGTGACTGCGCTCACACTGCTGATCGTGTCCGTCATCATTTTCACGATCACGAACCTGCTGCCGGGAGATGCCGCGCAAGCCGCACTCGGTCAGTCCGCGACGCCCGAAACCGTCGCGGCGCTGCGCCTGCAGTTCGGCCTCGACCAACCGGCTTACCTGCGCTACGTGCACTGGCTGGCGGGTCTCATGCATGGCAACTTCGGCGTCTCGCTGTCGAACAATCTGCCGGTCTCGGAACTGATCGAAGGTCGTCTGCCGAAATCGCTGATACTCGCGGCGATCACGACAGCGGTCTCGGTGCCGATCGCGGTGTCGTTCGGCATTATCGCGGCGGTCAACCGGAATTCGCTGATCGACCGCATCGTCAGTCTGACTACGCTGTCGCTCGTCGCGACGCCGGAGTTCCTGATCGCCACGATCGCGGTGCTGATCTTCGCGGTGAAGCTGCACTGGCTCTCGGCGCTCTCCTACGGCGGCGAGATCGACAACTTCAACCAGTTCTTGCGTGCGTACGCGATGCCGGTCCTGACACTGTGCGCCGTCGTGATCGCGCAGATGGCACGCATGACACGCGCTGCGGTAATCGAACAACTGGGATCGTCATATGTGGAAATGGCGATGCTCAAAGGGGCAAGCCCCGCGCGCGTGGTGCTGCGCCATGCGCTGCCGAACGCGATCGGTCCGATCGCCAACGCGATTGCGCTGAGCCTGTCGTATCTGCTGGGCGGCGTGATCGTCGTCGAAACCATCTTCAACTATCCGGGCCTCGCGAGCCTGATGGTCGACGCAGTCAGCAACCGCGACTTTCCGTTAGTGCAGGCCTGCACGCTGCTTTTCTGCCTCGGCTATCTGGTGCTGGTGCTGCTGGCCGACCTGTGCGCAATCATCTCGAACCCGAGGCTGCGGACATGA
- a CDS encoding ABC transporter permease gives MTTSDVVQRSSELPPGADRSQPFGGGSTQPPAQPQPARRRSLASRMRLSTGGWIGFGMVCLALFVALFAPLIAPHEVGAIVTPDVFANFSAKLPLGSDYLGRDMLSRIIYGMRLTVLLALAAALLAAVTGTTLGLLAAVAGKAIDETMSRLLDAITSIPSKMFALMIVAAFGSSLTLLILTAAISYMPGSYRIARSLAVNISQLEYVQVARARGESSLYIACVEMLPNMLHPMLTDTGLRFTFVVLLLSGLSFLGLGVQPPYADLGSLVRENIAGLGDGAPVVIMPALAIAILTVGVNLLIDGLPHRGGKGKIGKIARSADGGH, from the coding sequence ATGACTACGTCCGATGTCGTTCAACGCAGTAGCGAACTGCCGCCGGGTGCGGACCGTTCGCAGCCGTTCGGTGGCGGTTCGACGCAGCCGCCGGCTCAACCGCAACCGGCACGCCGCCGCTCGCTCGCCTCCCGGATGAGATTGTCCACGGGTGGCTGGATCGGCTTCGGCATGGTGTGTCTCGCGCTTTTCGTCGCGCTTTTCGCGCCCCTCATCGCACCGCACGAGGTCGGCGCGATCGTTACGCCCGATGTGTTCGCGAACTTCAGCGCGAAGCTGCCGCTCGGCTCGGACTATCTCGGCCGCGACATGCTGAGCCGCATCATCTACGGTATGCGGCTGACCGTACTGCTCGCGCTTGCCGCCGCGCTGCTCGCGGCCGTCACCGGCACGACACTCGGTCTGCTTGCTGCCGTCGCGGGCAAGGCGATCGATGAAACCATGAGCCGCCTGCTCGACGCCATCACCTCGATTCCTTCGAAGATGTTCGCGCTGATGATCGTGGCCGCGTTCGGCTCATCGCTGACGCTGCTGATCCTGACGGCCGCGATCAGCTACATGCCGGGCTCCTACCGGATCGCCCGCTCGCTTGCGGTCAATATCAGCCAGCTCGAATACGTGCAGGTGGCGCGGGCGCGCGGCGAGAGTTCGCTGTACATAGCATGCGTCGAAATGCTGCCGAACATGTTGCATCCGATGCTGACCGATACCGGACTGCGCTTCACGTTCGTCGTGCTGTTGCTGAGCGGGTTGAGCTTTCTTGGCCTGGGCGTACAGCCGCCGTATGCAGATCTCGGTTCTCTGGTGCGGGAAAACATTGCAGGGCTCGGCGACGGCGCACCGGTCGTCATCATGCCGGCTTTGGCCATTGCCATCCTGACGGTCGGCGTCAATCTGCTGATCGACGGGCTCCCGCATCGCGGTGGCAAAGGGAAAATCGGCAAGATCGCACGCAGCGCCGACGGAGGTCATTGA
- a CDS encoding ABC transporter ATP-binding protein produces the protein MKTYPKTKHDANPGMASGNLVEVRGLRVVGSRPGEPDTTIVHDVDFDVARGEVLALIGESGSGKTTIALSLMGHARSGCRIAGGSIRVGDTDVRSLSPKGLASLRGRTVAYIAQSAAAAFNPSRTILDQVIESALIHGTLSKRAAQAKAVELFRALALPEPDLIGKRYPHQVSGGQLQRLMAAMALITDPELVILDEPTTALDVTTQIDVLQAFKRVIKEYGMTAVYVSHDLAVVAQMADRILVLSDGAIREAGATGQILHAPAHPYTQSLIAAVTPDGAAVCDEPRNHQDRATRPAVDASATPLLEVRRMMAGYGRRNAKGWPTTLILNDVDLKIGRAQTVGVIGESGSGKTTLAKVIAGLVTPSGGKLLLDGEPLAGDLNRRTKEQFRRIQIVFQNADTALNPTHTVGRTLARPLAFYHGMKGARAKARVAELLELVRLPASVAARSTAELSGGQKQRVNLARALAAEPDLILCDEVTSALDTVVGAAILDLLRDLQKKLGVSYLFITHDIAKVRAISDDIVVLYAGHRVETGTRAALSAPPYHPYSHLLVSSAPELRAGWLADASERCHRELAPIGPSSDNPELCTFVSRCSMRIDGVCNVTTPSLRTLENGAQVLCHRSEADLIGFQQPLSPLSVEHVERA, from the coding sequence ATGAAGACGTATCCGAAAACGAAACATGACGCGAATCCCGGCATGGCGTCGGGCAACCTCGTCGAAGTACGCGGACTGCGCGTGGTCGGCAGCCGTCCGGGCGAGCCGGATACGACGATCGTGCACGACGTCGATTTCGACGTGGCGCGCGGCGAAGTGCTGGCGCTGATCGGCGAATCCGGCTCGGGCAAGACCACCATTGCGTTGTCGCTGATGGGACATGCGCGTAGCGGTTGCCGCATCGCGGGCGGCTCGATCCGGGTCGGCGACACGGATGTGCGCTCGCTGTCGCCGAAAGGACTGGCTTCCTTGCGCGGCCGCACGGTCGCGTATATCGCGCAAAGCGCGGCCGCCGCCTTCAACCCGTCGCGGACCATCCTCGACCAGGTGATCGAGAGCGCGCTGATTCACGGCACACTGAGCAAGCGTGCTGCGCAAGCCAAGGCCGTCGAGCTGTTTCGCGCGCTGGCGTTGCCCGAGCCGGACCTGATCGGCAAGCGCTATCCGCACCAGGTCTCGGGTGGGCAACTGCAGCGTCTGATGGCCGCCATGGCGCTGATCACCGATCCGGAACTCGTGATTCTCGATGAACCGACTACGGCACTCGACGTCACCACGCAGATCGACGTGTTGCAGGCATTCAAGCGCGTCATCAAGGAGTACGGGATGACGGCGGTGTATGTGTCGCACGATCTGGCGGTGGTTGCGCAAATGGCCGATCGCATCCTCGTGCTGAGCGACGGCGCAATCCGTGAGGCGGGCGCGACCGGACAGATCCTGCATGCGCCCGCGCATCCGTACACGCAGAGCCTGATCGCGGCGGTGACACCGGACGGCGCAGCGGTCTGCGACGAGCCGCGCAACCACCAGGACCGGGCCACGCGACCGGCAGTCGATGCCTCCGCAACGCCGCTGCTCGAAGTGCGCCGCATGATGGCAGGCTATGGCCGCCGCAACGCGAAAGGCTGGCCGACCACGCTGATCCTGAACGATGTCGATCTCAAGATCGGGCGCGCTCAGACCGTTGGCGTGATCGGCGAATCCGGTTCGGGCAAGACCACGCTCGCGAAGGTCATCGCCGGGCTCGTGACGCCGTCGGGCGGGAAGTTATTGCTGGATGGAGAACCGCTCGCGGGCGACCTGAACAGGCGCACGAAAGAGCAGTTCCGCCGCATCCAGATCGTGTTCCAGAACGCCGACACCGCTTTGAATCCGACTCACACGGTAGGACGCACGCTGGCGCGGCCGCTCGCTTTCTATCACGGCATGAAGGGCGCGCGCGCTAAGGCGCGGGTCGCGGAGTTGCTGGAGCTGGTGCGGCTGCCGGCGTCGGTGGCGGCGCGCAGCACCGCTGAGCTGTCGGGCGGCCAGAAGCAACGCGTGAATCTCGCGCGTGCGCTCGCGGCCGAACCCGATCTGATCCTGTGCGACGAAGTCACGTCGGCGCTCGATACGGTCGTGGGTGCCGCGATCCTCGACCTGCTGCGCGATCTGCAGAAAAAGCTCGGCGTTTCGTACCTGTTCATCACGCACGACATCGCCAAGGTTCGGGCGATCAGCGACGACATCGTCGTGCTGTATGCGGGTCATCGCGTCGAAACGGGCACGCGCGCCGCCTTGTCCGCGCCGCCTTACCACCCCTATTCGCATCTGCTCGTGTCGTCGGCACCGGAGTTGCGCGCGGGCTGGCTCGCTGATGCGAGCGAGCGCTGTCACCGCGAGCTTGCGCCCATCGGTCCGTCGAGCGACAACCCCGAACTCTGCACATTCGTATCGCGCTGTTCAATGCGCATCGACGGCGTGTGCAACGTGACCACGCCTTCGCTGCGCACGCTCGAAAACGGCGCGCAGGTGCTGTGTCATCGCAGCGAGGCCGATCTGATCGGCTTCCAGCAGCCGCTCAGTCCGCTCTCGGTGGAACACGTGGAGCGTGCATGA